In Primulina huaijiensis isolate GDHJ02 chromosome 4, ASM1229523v2, whole genome shotgun sequence, the DNA window TTGCTTCGTCAAGAAAGTTATTCGACAAGGTCTCTACATATTGTAATTCATAACAAAATCTTTTGGCATTCATACTATACAAGAGTGTGAAAGAAATTGGGCTTGTGGAAGTAACAGAAAATAATCATTCGCATAATGTTGTTCTATCTCATCAACCAACGCTTGTTTGCACTCAAAAtatacaaattaaaagttaaattcttttctatgttgtacctcctgtatggtccGATTGATGCCAccaaacatttttatcttgaTAGTACCAATCCTAGCGATTTTCAAGACATGAtgatttcccatgaatacagatcctctaGAGACTGGTTCATACTGATCGAACCATTGTATCTGAGACGTTATGTGTCACGCCGCTCCTGAATGTTTAATCTATGTGtaacaaaatttgtgtctgcttTCTGCAACTGTTGACGCCTTGATAAATAATATCTCACCACTACCTGAAGTGCATGCCACATTTCTTTGAGAACCCTTCTCGATAATCGTACACTCTTTGTTGAAGTGTCATTTACCGTCATATTTAAagtagtaaatatttttcttcttacttcttgaCTTTGATTTACCTAGCTTTTGgtccactggagtcacggtccataaatatACATCTTATCATTGGTAAAGCTTCTGTTTGCTTCGAAGTTACcgacctatcttccttattcttgtgtcgactttcttctccgagaaccgcagttaaggcATCGTCAAATTTTAAAGATCTCATAAAGACATTGTTGGTTAAGTTGATGAAAAGTTTAACAAATGAATCTGATAGACTTTGAAGTATAAGTTTCACAAGTTCATTTTCCTCCATTTTATAACCCATAGAGGTGATAAGagaaaatagagtatttagtgtgttgatatagTCATTCAGAGGAAAGGCAATGGGGCGGGCCGGGGCGGGgtaaattgacaacaacattatcattcatctcattccacatTCCATCATCCGTCATTTCCCTCGTTTAATCTCCAATAGCCAGCAAACAATtatcctttcttaaaactgtttgtatctttatttttcacagtaTAAAATTACTTCATTTGAACTTTTTTTTATCTCACACTgtccgccattatgtctacaacaatttagtaaatttgagaaaataatcTTGCCTTaataaaaatctctaaaaaatattttctgatgTGAAAGATTAGTTTATGATGCAACCACAGAACATAtttagaattttaagaaattttaaatcaaagctctgataccacttattgGTCTCAAGTGCGATATCTTtggataataatatgaaaataaagtataaaactgAACAGCGAGATTTATATGGAAAAACCTTAAAAATTATCAAGGTAAAAACTACATAATATTaaaagaatttcactataaaataattatagtgTACAACCACTCGttgtattttcaaaaaaaatactcTCTTAATATAAGAGAACAAACATCtcataaatattatagaactaaactCTCAAATGTATGAGACGTGATAAATGAGCTTAGAATAAGATGTCCGAGATGCTTTGAATGATGAGAAGAAACACATATTTATAGGTGATTCTTCATGTCTGCAAAAAGTCCTCATGTCTTGGCCAAATTTGACAAACATCTTGccaattttttttgaataaatgacAGCCACCCACCATTCACAGTTAGGTCTAATTGTGGCACAAATTATCCCTTCCCTGAGTGCAACTAACCTTCTCATGGCATCTTCCACCGCAGAGGCGGCGGTTCCTCGCAGAGAAATCCAGATGGCTGAGGTTGGAAACAGATATACAATCTTGGCAAGATCTGTATTTGTCCGGCCCAAATTATATCGATAGTGTAATGGTCTAATATAATTAAGTTGGACCGAAAATAAGATTAGCCCATTTTAAAAAACCCATTATAATTGTCCAGACCAAAAAATATTGTAACCCAATGGGCGAATCAGGTGTAGCCCGTGGCGAATCATATACCTGATTAGGCCATCCGACTATACGGGCTGGaaaaataaggtttttaaaATGGGCTAATCTTAGTATTTGGGATCCAACTTATTATAAACTTTATTAGCACTTTGGGCTATCCATATTCCTCGGGCCGTCACAATACAATGTGTATTTTAAGATGGGCTTATACTTCAACTTGTGTATTTTTAATATGATTAGGGCCGAACAAATATTAAACCTATTTAGCCCATTGGTCTATCCATATAATTTGGGCTGGACAAATAAAATGAGTATTTTAATATGGCTAATACTTTGggccagaaatacaacctgaatatttataataatatgattAGGGTTGGACAAATAAAATGAGTATTTTAAAACCTGTTTAGCCCATTGGTTTGTCCAATGTAATTTGGACTAGACAAATAAAATGAGTATTTTAATATGGCTAATCCATATATACCTTGGGCCGGACCTGATTAGCCAGTTGGGCTATCCATATAATTTGAGCCGGACAAAGAACATGATGGGGCCTAATTAAGCGATATCCATCTTCTTCACTCTTCAGTTTGCAAAATTTCCCAGTCATAGCTGCAATCTAACTGAATGGCCGGAGGAGAGGAGGAATCGATTGAGGCGGCGGCGGCCTCGCGGCGGGAGAGGCTCAGAGCGCTTAAAGCCGCTCAGGAGCTCCTCAACACTCCCGATGACAATGCGTCTGTTGGTAAACCTTTACAATTTACTACAGATGGAGATCGCAACGATGAGGATACTCGTGAAATTGAACCTCAatctgatgatgaagaagaagatgcagGAGAGGAGTAAGTTTCCGAATTTCCTCCTTTTTTTTTCCTAGGCAAAACGGGCATGGGTCTCAATCTGTAGGAATTAGGAAGTCTTTTTCTTCCTTTACGTTGAGCAATAGAATTAAGGTTCGCTACTTCGGCCAACTTTGATTTTGTGTTCAGTTCCACATTTTCATTATAAAGTTGATGTCGTACTTTCGGATGATGTTAAACCACTGGTGCTCAGCTCAGCGTGTAATTGTTTGATTCTTCTTACAGATTTACTTTTTAGGTTAAATGGTATTTATTGATTGCAGCAATGTCACTATGCAATTCCGAAACTACCTTCCTCATGACAAGCAGCTTCAAGAAGGCAAAGTCACCCCGCCTGTGTTACCGAAATTTGAAGACCCCGTCCTGGCAGCACCTCCACCGGAGGAGAAAACTGAGGtcttttatcatgttttgttaTCTCCTCCTGCTCCTCCGTCCCCCCTTCCAGCCCTCTCACTCTCCCCTGTATCACTCATGTGATTGGATGTGTTCCAAACAAATTGCAGGATCCATTTCTGAACATTGCACCAAAGAAACCGAATTGGGACCTGAGGAGAGATGTACAGAAGAAACTTGACAAGCTTGAGAGACGCACTCAGAAAGCAATGTTAATACTCATGGGTATTGTAGCTTCTTTCCCTTGAGAGTAGTTTACTCGATGCACGCATCCTCGCATTTGTTTTCTTtgtttggaaaagaaatttgtcCAATACATCCACACATAATATGCTTGGATCAAATGCATAATTAATCTTGCTATTGAACATTAATTTATTACCATGTAAAAAGATTGCTATAGTGCAAACTTTACATTTGTGTCTTGAAGTCAAGGTAGAAATCTTGAAAATATGATTCCCTTGCTTCTTGAGAAATATCTTCTTCTTGAGAAATATCTTAAGGAAATGCATTTTACGTCTACATTAAGGGATTAGTTATCCAACTGGtctattttttcatttattattctctcaaagattaatttttttccctAGTTTATGAAGAAACGAAAGTAGTGGAGCTCTTTTGATTTGTGAGCATAACTGAGACCCCTCGTGTTCATGCATAAAGCTCATTGTGTTTATCGTTGGGGGCTAGGAGCTAATGAGAACTCTCTCTATCTGTTAGCTCTATAAGAACTACTAGTTCGGAGAAATATTGGAGCCCTTTTTGATTATGTACATaactggttttttttttgtcctcGTCTCAATAGGCAGCCGTACATCAAAGTTTTATCGGTGCTATATTTCTAGCATGTAACATCCCCTTGATACATTAGCTAGGTTACTCGGCATCTTTTGACATACTCGTGATATACATTGCTTTTAAAGTTGCACGTCAATATTGAGCCTCGACTTAGAGTCTCTTGTGCAGAAcgagaagaagaaaaaaggaGAGTTGTAGAAGACGACGGCACGGCATGAATGGAGGAGAAAGAAGGGAATTCAAATGAAAATGTCCTTAGGCCTTTAGATTTAAATTAGAGATTAAGAGGTTCATGTAATTTAGTTGGCGTCCTTTCAACATTTCCCATGAGTTTGATGTGAGAAATTTGTTTCTATTTCCTCCATTTTTGTTATGGATT includes these proteins:
- the LOC140975442 gene encoding uncharacterized protein yields the protein MAGGEEESIEAAAASRRERLRALKAAQELLNTPDDNASVGKPLQFTTDGDRNDEDTREIEPQSDDEEEDAGEDNVTMQFRNYLPHDKQLQEGKVTPPVLPKFEDPVLAAPPPEEKTEDPFLNIAPKKPNWDLRRDVQKKLDKLERRTQKAMLILMEREEEKRRVVEDDGTA